The Macrobrachium nipponense isolate FS-2020 chromosome 7, ASM1510439v2, whole genome shotgun sequence DNA window CAATCGTATCGAACGGAAGGTGTTTATGTAAAAGTAACATAGTTTTACTTCTTGGTAATCAACGTGACGTTAGATTATCACCCGTATAGACAGGATATAATGAAAGACATTCAGAAAATGATGCAATTAAGGATGCAGAGGCTACTAACCTGGTTTCTCGTCCACCTCTGCAGCTTCGGCGCCGCTATATTTCCTGCTCTGCAAATATTGGCACACTTCTTTTCTGTGACTCCTTTGGTTAATCGCTTTTCCTTTCTTTGCATCTGTCATTATTTTCGTCGTTGATATATCTTGATTTAACGACATATTTTCGTTCATTGTACCTCTAGGTAATCAGTCAGAGATATTTTCCTTGGTCAGGTGGTCGTGAGTGTTTGATTTATGGCCTACATACGCACATTTACACAAACTGACACAaacatatgcatgcacacacatactcaaatatatacatcacatacacacacacacacacacacacatatatatatatatatatatatatgtgtgtgtgtgtgtgtgtgcgtgtgcgtgtgtgtgtgtgtgtgtgtatagatataagaaaatatttcttattaatctGCAATGCATATACGTCTATGGCATGTAAACTTTAAAGTTTATTTACCTTTTCTAGTTTTGATATAacccaatattattattttttaacttgaCGTGTGTCTGTAAGAAAAATTGTAAGCCATTTACTGTACACTTTCCCAAGGGACATTTCAATAACCTTCAAAAATCTGAAAtcattcaataaaaatgaaagcaacAAGACTAGATCGAAAGAGAAAATTTGACAAAGAAAACTGAGGATTCCTGAAGATGAGAGTTTTGGTGTGACTTGAAACAAAAACTTAAGAGAGACTTAAACGCTACGATAAGAAAACAAACAACAGGAGGAAAcagaaactaaaataaacaaaataaaagtgatgCATGCCAAGAGACCATCACACAGGAAGATTTCGTACCCGGGCTATAAACTTAAGCAACAGTCTCCCGCTTGTCTTTGATAATGCGTATTCTAAAGGTCCCCTGTCCTACGACGGTTTAAATGTGAGCTGGGAAATGatgtagtaagagagagagagagagagagagatttcgagagagagagagagagagagagagagagagagagagagagagagagagagagacttatatcaAAGCATGGGTGATGATGCTTAACTTTTACTTAAAGTTGAGCATGAAATACCTTTTTTTTACGTTTGCATTttgtaatgactctctctctctctctctctctctctctctctctctctcgtctctctgttttatgaatatatgtagtGTGTGGTAGTGGTGAGTACGTTGTGACAAACGCCTCACACTGCACAcgcacacgcaacacacacacaaacaggagagagagatgagatgagaagagagatgaggagcgagagatgcCGAGAGTAGATGGTTGagcagatgaggagagagagtcattttacaaaatgcaacgtaaaaaaaaaagtggtatttcACATGCTCAACTTTAAGTAAAGTAAGCGCATCATCCACCCGTATCTTTGAGTTGtagtctcttcctctctctctcgtggtcctctctctgtttgtgtgtgtgtgtgcgtgtgcgtgtgcgtgtgagtgCGTTTGTAAgttcattcatatacatatgcacataatcATTTGCTTCTTTCCATACCGAAGCTTGGCTAATATGTAGAATTTTCCCCAGGAAACACGTTCGTTATATTCTGTCACTGACCTTAAGCATACCTTGTCCAAAGTTACCTGTCTTTTGACACTAATCAGCTGATGACATTACCCCTTTGAGTATATCAACTCGAGCTGTTGCTCCCTTTGTACAGTTTAAATTCGGCACATGGTCAACGTAGTCTTGCTGAAACCTTCTTTACCtcattattgatttcttttcacCATCAGAATGGGATGAGGTTTCCTTGACTCAGGTGCAGTAGCCTCTTTCGGCCATGGAACCTTGAACATTGAAATTACAGTCTCTTTGTGTAATTTTCTTGTTCCTTTCTCCATGATGGATTGGGTGGTTTTTAAACTTTTCACCGCCCTTTCTTGGCCCTGGAGTACATTGGTACTACGTCCAACCGCTTAATCATTCCAGGTGACGTACCCCGAGTTACTGACAGATGTTATCAAGGTGAAGGTGCTCACAGGTAAACCTCGAACAAACGACTCGTGCAATGCTGACCGTCAAATCAGTAGCGATGGATCCTGCGATGAGCCAAAGGTAAGATTTTATCGTgatatggctagttttgatgggTAATATTTCAGTTTTGTGTATTTAGTGGTATTGTGCGTAAAACTCATTGAGTAGTTTTTTCAAGGGATGATGTTATTAAGTAGATCAGTAATTTCGTGTCTCGTGTAATAAGGCGCtgcaataaattgttttttatggTGATAATTGCAAGCCTTCAAAAAGAGGTTTGCAATGACCTGGAAATGGAAGGTATGATGTCATCACAATACTGGGACAGCAGTAGTTTTCTATTTCCATTATTAGTTATGAAGGATTTTCTGCACACATCTACTATTGTCTACGGTAACTTTGAACAGCTcacggggggcggggggcgagagagagagagagcgagagagagagagagagagcgagagagagagagagagagagagagagagagagagagagagagagaattaattgtaGGTTACTGGGGAAGAAATACGACGTACTCATGTAGAGCAACAAATGATATTTTAGGCCAGTCACGTACTAAACTCTCCTATTATAAGTTATGCAGAACTACTCTCTTATAAAAGTAGAAGAAATTAATCAATcatacatataacaaaataagGGAAGACGCATCCATTTATTTAAAGGAAATCTCAACTACCGTCATTATCAGCTCTCGAAATATCGTATGAGTGGCTGGTACAAATATTCAACAAGATGCACTTAACACCAAAAGGTCCCTGGCAACCCCTGGAACAAAGGATTCCCCCCGGAATTCCCATGGGATAGCTCCTATTAGTTCAATTGATTTAAGTTAGTAGTTAAAAAAGACATAATTCGGTCTTTAAAGCTTTATATACGTGCACatacagacaaatatatatatatatatatatatatatatatatatatatatatatatatatatatatataatatatatattagcttcttGAAGGTGGCGTCGAACAGGAAGCTATTTAGTCGATACCTTTGCCCGACAGTCATCAAACGCTCTCCCAGAGATGGCTAAGACTGAGAACTGGTAACTGAACTGTAAGTCTCCCATGTTCTTAAATTCTATCTCTTCGAAAGCATTCCTGCTGTGAACCCGAATTACTGATATTCAACGCCAGTCAAGTCTGACACCTCAAACCCAAGCTGTTGACACGACGCCTTCACCAAATGATTAAATACGGTGATTTCAACGAATAACAAAGTAGTAATCTAAAAGTGCCAAGGGTGTGAGTAAAACTTTCCATCTTTTCTCTcttacgtacacatacacacacacacacacacacacacacacacacatatatatatatatatatatatatatatatatatatttatatgtatatttatatgtattatatatatatatatatatatatatatatataaatataatatatatattcatatatatataatctatataatatgtatatatatatatatatgttattatatatatatatatatatatatatatatatatatataaatatatatatatatatatatatatatatatatatatatatatatatattttatatatatatgtatatatatgtatatatatatatatatatatatatatatatatatatatatatatatatatatatatatatatatatatatatatatatatatatatatatatatatatatatatataatgtatatgagagagagagagagagagagatagagagagagaaagagagagagagaagagtagagagagagagagagagaatgtttttagtCACTTCTTAGGAACATTGAGATCGctacttttttatttgttgaagtcACCGAATGTAATATATGTGGGACACTGCATCAACAGCTTGCGTTCGAAGTGTcatcttcatatatatttatatatctacccacccacacacacacacgcacgcacacacacacacacacacaacacatatataattatgaatatatacaaatgactatatatattatatatatatattatactatatatatatatatagatatatataatatatggtataatattaattataatgaggtgtgtgtgtaagagagtgaaagagagttTTATTCACGTTTCAGGCACGTTGAGATTGCTACTTTGTTATTCGTTGAAGTCTTCGCGTTGAAGTGTCAGACTTGACTGTAGTTTAATATCGGTGATTCGTGTTCAGAGCAGGAACCCCCTGGAAGAGATAGAATTTTGGAACAGGGGAGACTTATAATTCAGTTATCGGTTCCTCAAtctattttataattattgacTAGTGTACGTTGCGTGCTGTTACACGCCTCCTTCAAGAAGGTGTGagtactaataatataatataataataataataaaagaagaagggaaagaaatttACGACGAAACCGTAGCTAGTcactgaaaacaaaaaacaacggtAAGCCATATTTCATTATAGTTGCAACATGGCTAGCAACGTAATACATGCAGCGTTTATAGTTATGGATGGCCATTGTAGTAAGCTTAGTAATAGGTTTCTTGAGTAACACAGGGTATAAACTAGCAACTCTTGCATTTATCATCCCGTGCAGAGGATTACCGCTGAAGCTTTAATTACTAACTTGCTCCttacatacacaaaaaaattattttacaaatatctTTTCGATTCATTAACTGCTGTACTTATCAGgtgtatctttgaacagaaacCCTACCGAAAAGTAGTCCATAATTATGGCTACATACCTTTCAGAGTCAATGATTTTAACAGATTTATCTTTCCACTCAATTTAATGACATTGTTTCTGGAAGGGACAAAGTAAACCTTGCTCCTATTTGTTTATGAAAGTTTAATATCGCCAAGAGAGGTCCCCATTTTGACTTAGCAATCTGCTGTAAGGAAACGccagattaattaataaatattgttggcGTTTATTCAAAACAAATAATACATGGTTATGGAGAAAGACGGTCTACAAGAAATTAGAAAATACAGCTCCCATGGTGTACTTTCACATCAGTCATAATCACCACTGTCATTAGTCAGGAATGGTTTctaatattttaaagtattttaagtattttaaagaagtgtATAATATgcatttcgttattattattattattattattattattattattattattattattattattattattattattattattattattattattattattattattatgaagaagaagaagaagaagaagaagaagaagaagaagaagaagaagaaatcgccATTCCTTGCATCGAAGTTTTGTGATTCACGAATCTAGAGCGatccatatatttttatactctagtTTTGGGGATCTTTGGCATTGTTTTTAAAATGCTTCTTCAGCAAACTGGGAGTATATATTGcgtgggaatctctctctctctctctctctctctctgtgcatgtgtgtgtgtcattattAGGGAAGAGGCCTTCACTAATGGCAGtagcattaaaagtaatggctgtttctacggcatttaatatatatagagtcttCTTTGTTCTTAATATCTCCTTTTCATCTGATACACCAGCAAAATGCTGATGAAAAGAttattaagaagaatagagaagactcaataaaaattaaatgccgtagaaacagccattattattattattattattattattattattattattattattattattattattattattattattaggatagtCAAATTCTATAATCTCCTAGTCCTCAGGAACTTTCTCAGTTTCAAAAGCACATTTTCAAATACTTACGTATAGGGGAGACTTCTTTACCCCATTATCACAATTataatcaccattattattattaatattgttgcaTATGTCAGTGACTTTGGTTGTTACACATGTCAGTGAATTTTGTTATCGTCGTTTACATATGCCAGTTGTATATCTCCAGgagtttattgttgttgttgctacatATGTCTATGAGTTTATTGTTGTCATCGTTACATTATGTCcatgattttattgttgttggtgttACATATGTCTATGACTTTATTGTTATTGGTGTTACCTATGTCTATgactttattgttgttggtgtTACATATGTCTATgactttattgttgttggtgtTACATAAGTCAATgactttattgttgttggtgtTACATATGTCTATgactttattgttgttggtgtTACATAAGTCAATgactttattgttgttggtgtTACATAAGTCAATGACTTTTGTTGTCTTTATTACATATGTCAATGACTTTGTTATTCCTGTTGTTACATATTACTTACGTCAATGACTTTATTACTGTCGTTGTTATATATGTCAGAGActttattattgtcgttgttacCTATGTCAATgattataattgttgttgttatatttgtCAATGGCTTTATTGTCGGTGTGGTTTCATACGTCAGTGCCtttattgcttttgttgttgcAAACGCCCATGACTTTCACGGGGCgtaaaaagcctctcgctcaagATCCCCCTCGCTCTGTTCGACCACACCTTGAGACCTAACGGACAGACCCCTCGGGGATGGTCAAAGGATGAAAGGGCAAGCAACACCCCCGTGGCCTACCCCGTCCCATCATTCTGGAGTACGAGAACTGGAccacttcttcttcctcttcttctccttctttttttaGGGGGTTGGAAGTGAAGGACTCGCCAAAAGTACGagataagatagaaaaaaaaagtacgctACTACGCAATTAACGTTGAGACCACTGCCGAGAATGAGATGATATAAGATGCGTCAAAGAGCGGAAGATTAATTAGTGACAAAAGTGAATGATAAAGATGGCCAACCACGGACGATTTTGACAAGTGATGGAGGCAAATGGGAGACCATAATAcacatttttgagagagagagagagagagagagagagagagagagagagatccctcggTCGGTGCGGAAGTACCGGTTTGTCTTCCCGGTAGACTTGGAGTTGGGAGAAGTAAGAGGGCGTAAGACTTACGTAACACTGATACTGCTACTTCCAGGTACCTTTCTGGAACTAGGGCAttatcgctgagagagagagagagagagagagagagagagagagagcaatttaacCACCGTttgttgtttttatctttttcgcACAGGCTAATGCGTCTTGTATATATAAATCTCCAATGAATTTATACATGTGCTAGCACGCagacacatatgtaaatatgtgagTGAAGATTTGCGTGAGTGCGCGCACGCGATATAGAGAAGGCAGACAAAGCATGATGTTAATTTTAATTAGaacaacaatgacataaaaagagtattttattcattataattccTTCACGCTGGTCACAGCTGAACTTTGTTGCTAATATCAGTAAATTTCTATTGCCATCTTTGTTTCAGCTGTGGCTACAGTCGTTTACTCTCCGCtctgaatataaataaaggtCACAAAAAAAGTATCTTTTTAACGCGTTTCTACaataaattccaattcaaaacGATTGCTATTAGATTGAccctttttattatcatttatacttCCAAGTCATTGATTCGATTTTGTCGGTTAGACATAGATTCTGCAAGCTACGTACAATCACGTCTGTACAAAATAGTATGTCTCTCCATAATCTCAGTAGTTTACCCTTACATCAATAACTCTTTCAGAACAGTAATAACATTAACTAGTTTAAAGACTTCTTTATTTCCTGGTAGAGGAAATACTCTTATTATAAACCAAACATAAACGACGCAAGTATAATGCATACACAAAATCAAATTGATTATCAGTTCGTCTTTCAGGCGTTTAAAAAAGCCAAATGAATGGCTACGTACTTTTAGGAATGACTATCGTAGTCCGGGACCTCTTCAGTTCATGGTTAGTGTTCATCAAAGTTCCTTCTTTAAAAGTTATACAGTCGACCACCTTTCCCCTGAAATAACCTGAACTTCAACGCCAAGTGTTCATTAAAGGTTATCGCTTCCATTCCGTCCTCTGAAGCAGCCCCCAAAGGCAACTGACATTATCATTTAATGCTTGTTGCGGTGATTCAGCAGCATTAATTGCGAGGGTCTCCTCAAACAGATGGCAAACCCGAGTGATTTTTGCTCTTTTCGATTTGCCGGATTCCCCTTTCACCGCTCTTTTCAGCAAAGCCTGCCTGACTTTCGGCCGAGTAAGATGTGGCTCGCAAAAAATGGGGCAGTACCCCTGAAACATTCTCTCCCTTTCGAACAGAGCCATTAGCTTCGTAATAGCTAACGGTAATCCTGTGCgcggattcttcttcttcctcttcttcttcttcttcttcttttgcttctttttGTGAAGAACCTTTGGGTTGGTCGGCTTTGATGGGATGCATCCAGAAGGGCAGGGGCTTGCAGCCGTATCCCAAAAAGACTTGGCAGTGAGAGGAAGACGATTAACCATATTGAATCGCCCGTCTATTGGGAAtctgagcgtgtgtgtgtgtgtgtgtgtgtgtgtgtgtatttaatcaGTGCTTTTTGGTCATAGGCATCCTAAAGCAATTGCCGTTTACGGGTAGAGGGAGTAGTTACCGAACTGTGAATCGTGTTCCGGAACCTCAACAAACTTACTCGCGAAGGTTCCTGACGATTTAGTGATGAATGCAGGCGGTGATATGACATGCATAGAAAATGGGAGACCAACATTAGAGGGCTTTTTTCTATCAGTTATTTCCTTCTTATTGTTCATAACTATTGCTAATCCTTTTTTGTCTTCTTATTTTCGTTACTTCTCATGGCTTACTCTTCTCCtgctcctaattattattatctttataacATCGCTATTATTAATCTCTATTGAAAATTATGTTCCACCGAATGAACTCGGATAGTGATTTAAACATTttcaacagattattattattattattattattattattattattattattattattattattattattattattattatttattaatacagACCGATTTGTCTCCACATTTCATGTTTCTCTGCGTACTACTATAGTTttttactttcctctctctcttctctctctctctctctcgctcctctctctctctctctttctcgtctctctctctctctctctctctctctcctccattgcCTTTTTGGCTTCTATCCGCTGACactttcattccttctttgcatTTGGGAACAATAATCAGTTTGAAAAATATCAcaagatttcaattttttttttcttcgtcaatataataataataataataataataataataataataataataataataataataataataataataataataataataataataatctttttttctagcacagtcctccaattcgactgggtggtatttatagtgtggggttccgggttgcatcctgcctccttaggagtccatcacttttcttactatgagcgccgtttctaggatcacactcttctgcatgagtcctggagctacttcagcccctagtttttctagattctttttcagggatcttgggatcgtgcctagtgttcctatgattatgggtacagtttccactggcatatcccatatccttcttatttctattttcagatcttgatacttatccattttttccctctctttctcttcaactctggtgtcccatggtattgcgacatcaatgagtgatactttcttcttgattttgtcaatcaacgtcacgtctggtctatttgcacgtatcaccctatctgttctgataccatagtcccagaggatctttgcttcatcgttttctatcactccctcaggttggtgttcgtaccgcttattactccaaggtagctgatgtttcttgcacagggtccagtggagggcttttgctactgaatcatgcctctttttgtactggttctgtgcaagtgccggacattcgcttgctatgtggtttatggtttcatttttcgtattgcacttcctacatatgggagagatgttatttccgtctatcgttctttgaacatatctggttcttagggcctgatcttgtgccgctgttatcattccttcagtttccttctttagctctcccctctgtagccattgccacgtgtcatcgctggctagttctttagtctgtctcatgtattgtccgtgcattggtttgttgtgccagtcctctgttctgtttgtcattgtcctgtctcagcatatttctgggtcttcgtctacttttattagtccttcttcccatgcactctttagccactcgtcttcactggttttcagatattgccccagtgctctgttctcgatgttgacgcagtcctctatacttagtagtcttctccctccttcctttcgatatagtctgtccgtatttgcccttgggtgtagtgctttgtgtattgtcatatgtttcctgatctatgctgcggagttctgccttcgtccattccactattcctgcgctatatctgattactggcactgcccatgtgtttatggcttttatcatatttccggcgatgagttttgacttgagtatcgccttgagtctctgcatatattctttcctgatcgtgtccttcatctcttggtgttttatatcccctccttccattattcccaggtatttgtatccagtctcatctatgtgtttgatgttgctcccaactggtagctttatctcttcagttcttgttactttgcccttttgtatgt harbors:
- the LOC135217550 gene encoding uncharacterized protein LOC135217550, with translation MNNKKEITDRKKPSNVGLPFSMHVISPPAFITKSSGTFAIFLGYGCKPLPFWMHPIKADQPKGSSQKEAKEEEEEEEEEEESAHRITVSYYEANGSVRKGENVSGVLPHFLRATSYSAESQRTMWVQNSSNEEEEEEEEEEEEEEEEEEDEEEEEEEEEEEEEEEEEEEEEEGSIRIHFDDTVDLMERRLTAFVLT